The genomic segment TGGGGTGAAGAGAGTGTCTAAATTTTGTAAGAATTTATCAAAAAACGATCTACAAATACTCTTTTCTCAACCCTTTTTTATAGaggattttgaaaataataataataataaattaattatggtaattaagagaattaattcctattattaatagttttaatTACCCTCCATAAACAAGAATTGTACATGACAATTTTGGCTTTAAATCTAATGTTCTATATGAATAAACATTGTCCAGGTTGAATAAATTATTCACTCTTTAATTCATAGGTTGGACAAACTAATAGGCaactaaaaatagttttttatgggcaaaataattaaaaacccaAGCTCAAAAAATAGAtaggtaaaaaatatttttgtggtttaaaaaattatttcataataaatttaaatttaagccTAGGCTTGAGCACCAGTCGAGCAAATACACATGTGGCTtaagctttctttttcttctaaataCTTGGATGCTTTTAAGGATCAATTTTACCTCTTTATTATCTTACTAcataaataacaagaaaacttttttttcttttctacgtGGGAAGGAGGTTTTGGGTTTTACAAAAACACATGAACCAAggattttttgaaatcaactttttattcatacataatttgtttcagccatgttaatatttcatataaaaaaaccttatgttcaagaataaatcttaaaaaaattctagtttTAAAAGTTAGCAGAGGTGTTTTCTATTTGACCTTAAAATGCCTATTAATCATGGTTTTAAACAAATTACCAACACtcctaacattttttttgttgtctaaTGCATGCCAACATAGGCTACGGATACTGGGTTTGACACTTTTTTTTGGAGCTTATCTTATCTTAACCTGCATCAAAGTTGTTAGTATATATGTCATGTAGCCAATCGGTTGGTTACACTTgacattaattttattcatgtaaaaatatatttattattaatacaagttttttttatctttaatattcatttatgtttgattaatgaatttagagtAAATATAAAGGCATcgagataaaattattttgcaaagaaaattataaaatgattataattatgagattcataatatatcaaagcattgttcctaaatGTTCTTGATCAATGCTTTATTAAGattgaatattaattagatCAATTGTGACTAATACATATTACGTTCTTTCCTTTACAAAaggaaacattttttatatatcataaaCCGAAATATGAGAGATACCTAGAGCTAATATGTAGACGTTTGTCATATAACATGTATACTAAATCGACCTATATAAGAATTTCATATGTAGAGATCAATAATGTCTATAGAAAAGTCCACATGATAATTGTGCAggtgatccttagacttgagatcaatacgttatcttatatataaaatattatattttgatcctGACTACATGATGTCTTAATCAAAGGCAGCAAACAAGTAAATATTAAGTATATTATGAACTATATGAAAgtatttgaatgataaaaaaaaatgattcatcaCCATAGGTGAATTAGAGAAAATTTTACACATTCTCAAACAGTATTGATTGTAAAATCCAAATCTTATTGAAAGAACCAATGACTATAGTATTGAGAATAACATGATTTGACAGAACATACACCCTTCATTTTATAATGTCTATATCAGAAATTTTTGTATGaatggataataattacactgaaaaACTATTTACTGAAatattaagtcaaaccacttgtGACTTTTTTAATACTTGGGGGATCATGACACGTTACTAGATGGTGcacttgatctttaaatataaaatcaatcaattattgaattattaataaattaaattatttaatctatttaatcACATTCTATTTAGGTTATAGTTTATATTTGAGCCAACTTGTTATGAATTTAATAAGTCGTACACATTAAAAATCATTGATCATAAATTAAACTAAGATAACTAattaagtgtgacttgattgtaagtaaattttagaaattgaaaaataagatgtaattaatacaagaaaaaccaagtaaggacttaattgaataaatttctaaaattatcttgaaataatatatgtgatattattcgAGGGACAAAGTGATATTTTGACATTTAAGGATTATTAAGTTTTCCCATAAATAAAAGGTTATGCATCATATTATTTGTATGCTAACATATTATATACACTCCACTTGTACAAATAGAAATagtagaggaaaaaaaattagactaaagcataacaatttttttttcctaaaagatTTTTCAGGAATCTTTAATAATAGTTCGTATGAATTACTATTAAAGACCAAATACTTGGATtaatataatttacaaaaactCAACCTAGAAGAATTTGatttaagctaaaaaaattagtctTCAGGAACTACTCTAAACAATCCTAAATTATCTAACAcgtttcttaaaatttttaaaaaaattaatttattgtttctcGTGTGTCTAAGAATttcaaaaaacctaaaaataatattagagtCATCATCACCAGACAGTtgttgattacttttttttttattattattattagggttAGTTGTGAGTTGGTTTTAtgtgtaatttttcttttcaaaagtaGTTTTTCTCATGATTTGTTTGTAGATTGTCTACAGTTATTGTTCCAATTAGATCTGGCCAGGATTTTCCAAATCTGGCTGGGATCTATAGAAAAAAAGGTTGCAGCCACCAGCAACGGCGGCTACACCGCTGGCTGTGCTAATGATCTCTCCTTGacaagaaattatttaaaataaaattgagggagaagtagaagaaaaattaaaagagaagctGCTAAAACTTGTCCCAATGGCTCCCAAGTCTTAACTATCAACCAACGTTAATCTAACTAGCTTCCATCATGTTCCCTTAACTTCCATGGTAACTAAGTAATTGCTCTGCTAACATTTATCCACCATATTCTTCACATGTCGCTGCTAAACCTTGATTGAACTTCCAGTTCGTAAAAATACTCTCTTCTCCAAACGATTCTTATCCTTGATAAGAATCAATGTTGAAATCTGGGAACTGGATTGACAATTCTTCTCCCTCGTACAAGGGCTCACATCCATCAAAAACTTGAAGTATAGGAATCAATATTATGCTTTAATATGCCACCAGATGAATCTGACTCTGGAACTAGAGAAGCTAAGCTTGATACTTCCAACGTGTCATGCCCACTTGAAATATCTTCTGGTTTATAAAACTTGGCAATGAAAGTGGACTGATTCTCAACCTTCCGACCATCATGCACATCCACTACTTTTTGCACAATAAATGAACATTGCATCTTGAATCTCAACAATTATGCCAGCACTACCAttcttaatgaaataaaaaactcgACCATACCAAGAACAATTTATTTTGTGGTGGTGGAAATTAGCCGATGAtcaacttttcttcttccttttcaaatcaagaattaaaaaaaaaaaaaaacaaaatgaaagttTTGATCCTAAACAATggtgagggaaaaaaaaaacacaaaaatctaAGCAAAGAATATCTTGAAAACACATGTTTTAGATACAATGTCAAATTAGGTACTtgtattctctttttttttttttcaagcaacataaataatattttcttttaaaattaagcataaatcAAATATCTAGGTGTTGATACAcgcaaattaaaataacttgtgaggttcaaattaaatatatatgagttttatgttaatattaagatatgtatatattataatctatttaaaaaaaatctaaataacctacaaatatatctatataatataaatatatatttcaaactaGGTTCAAGtagattttaaatcaaatttaataatatttataccctATTCATTACCCATCAAGTaatataacaattcaaaaaatattcacccattcaaattttaattgaaattgaatcagCATCAATCAAGTTCagaataaatttatcattttcggtgcctttgagttgtttttgtaattgtaatattCGTCAACTTTCCTTGCTCCAACGCTGCAAGAGAAGCACAAGAATGGAAGAACCAGAGTACTAACTTGGAAGATGGATATAGCTAACGCTTCTTTCTTCTAAATCCCTTCATGAATTTAACTTTTGGAAGCTAATAAATTTTACAACATCTGACAATTTAATCCATTATTAGTTATTACAGTGATTGTTGAGGATTTTGCTTCCTCTCTCCTTACCAGTGCCTTttcaacccaaaataaaatcagTCTTCCAAgattatgcatttttttttttaatcattaatggGAAATGACATTCATTTAAAGTGAAACAAAACATCAAGTGCAATGCCATTTTAACTTACAGCTGAGAATAATTATCACCAAGCAAATCCTATGTGCTAAGATTCTTGCTGACATCCTAAGCATTTGCAGGATCATTTATAACTCCCAAGAAATCATCCTTTATGGTGCCAATGCAGAACTGCAAGAAAAGGATAGTGGCAGCATTAGATGAGCAATCACAGCAGAAAAGTGTCAAGCGTTGACCACTGCAAACAACATTTTAGAAAGTCCAAGATTTTTCAAGCTCTCAGACGTCAAAACTCTCTCAACTATGttcctttaaaatattaaacaaccAAATTATCATATTTCCAAATTATCTAAACAAAATTCATTAATATCTAGATCACATTTGTCCAGAGCAACATCATTACTAAAACTAGAATATTCCCCAGGAGAACGGCAAACGGGTGCCAACTGCAACAGAAGAGCACTCAAaccatttaaatcaaatttcagATGGAATATTTCTACATCTGGTGAAGGTAGCATTCCGGGAAAGTGTTGATTCTTCAAACAAAGTAAAGCAGATATGCTTTCTGTTCCGATGTTGAGTGCTTAGttcaataatttcatttttagaaCATGCATTTACTGACAAGAGGTGATGTTACAATGGCGCACTCTCATTCCCTTTTTCGGATATATACAATATGCACCATTACAAGCCCCAGCCAAAAGTTCTCCCATTTTACCGTTGACTGATTCTCAGAAGTAATCACGCCTAGTacaaaagagattttttttttcttgtggatACAAGGCTTCCGATAGTCCTTTCAGAGTTCACACTTCACCACAATACCCAACACCCCTATTGAACAATCCCTGGTGAAAAGAAACAGAACACAAGCAAAACACACTTGTACACCTccacttaaaaaatatactacATTACCTATAGCTTATAGCTTATAAAAGCATATTGTTTATCTAAAGAATTAAAGCATAAGTTTACAAGGATACTGCAGAATTATCACCTATAGCTATAACACTAAAAGATGGTTATTAATAAGAAGACATCATTTAGTTTCACAGTTTAGCTGGCTGACTTTATAACTCTAAGTTCTTATTACTTGCAACTCTCACTCATGAATATCTATTAGTCAGATTTCATTGACAGAGAAATATAGAACTATAAAGTGGAGTTGGAATGAGCTGGCaagttcatgaaaataaaattcttatcacatttataaaagataaaactcaaaaatcttacaaagaaattcataaaatttgaattggCAGTTTTTCTTTAATGGTTTGGGCCCACAATTTCTCTTTCTGAAAATATGGACCTATTTAATGGTTGTAGAAATGTAGCAGGAGAGGCTATTAAGATAAACCcagacacacacacaaacactcAGAGACTCCCTTCTTCATCTACTTCAGTTTCCATTCTAAATCTTAACCAAGAGTAGTTTTTGCGGTTCACCAAATCCCTAGCACTGCCCTTGGTTACTATTTGCATTGATCACAAGAACCACTTCAGAAGGTGCCCACAATCCCCCCACCCTGGGTGAGAAGCGCAGACACACTAACAAAACCTAAATCTTGTGATGATTGTTGTCATTAACCACTGGCTTGGAGATAGGTTCGATTTTAATATCAAGACAAAAAAAGGGTAGAAATCTGGAACTTTATGTGACAGCAACATGCcatatttcttttatgattttgtcACTAAAGAATATGTATCCTGTAATGGCTAATAAGCAAACAGAAATGGTATTGAAGCAATGgctgaaaagaagaaataaccATTGTAAGTTAGCAAAGAGCAAACAGAAGTGGTTTAAAGCACATACAATTTCTGTGGCATCAACACGCGTTCCGATGATCTTCAATCGCACTTCACTATCCTTTTGAATCTTAACCTGAAAGATGTTCAAGATATTGATTTGAGCTTTGTTATGTAGAGAATAAAAGCTAAACTTCTTTAAAGAATTAGCTGAAATTATAGCATACCGATCCATCTGAAGTTGTATAGTTTGGCATATCTCCAGTCTGGAACTCCATATCATCCGGTATCAACTGAAACACAAAATGAGAAGGCAAGTTCATAAGTAGGGAGATGGAGACTACAACCACAGTTCACAAATGTATATGCATTAGATATACAGGGATGCAAGAAAATACACAGGCTTGAAAGAAAACCAAACATAAATAAGCAAGATAGAAAAGCTTACGGCATAATAGAAGTTTGCTACCATGCAATTAGAATATGTATCAACaaagcaagataaaaaaataagtaacaaccAAAAAGCAGCTTTGTTTCAAAATGTCAACTTTTAGCCGTACttcaatttttcatgaaaacatctgTTCTGCTTATCACATGaagtgcaaaagaaaagaattctAGAATTTTGTCTATGGTGAGGGACAGATCAGAAAGCAGAATACCAAAGACAACATTCCATAACTAACTATTGTCTTCCATCCCATTTCTTCAACCAAACATGATCTTTGATTACTAAGCAAATGGAACATAAGGATTTGGAAAAGACAAATCCCAtgtttctctcgttttggcttCCCAAAGAACAATGAGCTATAGTCAACTGGGCCAGACAGTAACCATGGATAACAAGATGgtagtttcaattttcttccgTTTAAAGAACAAAGGTGCATGCATTCTACATCCAATTATTGATGTGGATATACAATTGGTACAGTGAAAATAACAGATGGGGAACATATAGAATATATTAAGCAAACAAAGCAATAACAGAAAGCAATCAAACTTTAAAGAggtatcaaaatcaaataaaaatgtaaaacttACATGGTTTGAAACAAAGATTTGAACTGGCCCAGCTTCAGCAAAAAATCCCATCTGTAAAAATCGGAGTATATTTAGATATTTTCTACAGCACAGTAATCCACAAGAGGTTGAAAAATATGATCCCCAAAAAACTTGCTGGTAAGAGAGAAACATATACCTTATTTACCATGGTAACAACAGCTTCTAGAATTTCTCCCTTAAATGGCCTGAACACGACACATTGGTACTTGACTGGAAACGTCACGAATCCTGTCCCATCTCGGATCAATCCTTTCCCGATGTTTTCAATGCCTGTTATTGCCACCACAAATCCATGTCGACCACTGCAAGAGtgcagaaattttttttaataatggtattaaagatgcaattttttttcactgacctttttttttagtgctCTTTTGTTTCATGGGTCACCAAATATACAGGCAATTAAATTCATCATGAACTTaaattcccttctttttttttcttttcaaaaacccACTCAGTATCAAATCTTACGAAGTTTTTATCATCAAAACgatcctaataataataaagacaaAACCCTAACTTTGGTTCAACTCCAAGTGCAGTggataaattgaaagaaaatcaagaaaagaaagcatAATGTTGAAAAGAAACATGCCTGCAAGTGCCCTCGACATCTTTCATGAGCTTGGAGACAATATTCTCGCGGAGGTTGCGCCCAAAGAAGCGAGGGTGCAATTGCATGTTCCTCTCCAAcactatgtggaaaaacatccttctcttctcttctttacaATTTTTTACTTCTGCTTTTATCACTGGAGCTGAGCTGACCGGAGGAAGGCTGGAGAAGACAAAGACTGGTCCTTCTCAGAGGAGGAGCGTCGACAGAGAGAAGAGAGATTTATAAACACGAGAGAAGGGGCCTCCTCCGGCGGCGTCGTTTGCAAGTTCTCTCTTCTGTTTTAACTTATGAGGGCCTGCAGCGCTCGGCCCAGTCACACGCGGGCCTGGcgccacttttttttttaaaaaaaaaaaaaacagtattccctctttatttccttaaacaaattattcacctttcattaaataatattatgaaaattattcatgatatacatattaatttaaaaaacttaaatgttaTATTAGATGTTAACAGactaaaatcaaatcaagtgcatgaattaaactaattttacagtattattttttgtaatcttttttaaataaattccaaaaataattgaaatatcgtaataaattataaatttttaactttaataatagaaaaaatatatatggggGGTAAAATGGACATAACCATTCCCACAGGCCTTCAAGGGCCCTCTACATCAGACAATCTCCTACTCtggaactaaaattttaaagctgaatgtcttttctttcctttactttCAGTGCAATTGATGGTGTGCCTCCAAAAACTTCCACAATTTGAACAGCTATACCCAGGTGGGAATTATAAGAGCATGAGAAAGAACAGTAAAAGAAACCATGGTAGCAAACTGGCAGTAGAGGAAGCTCCATGCATTGATTCATTCAGCAACAGCAAGATCATTCATATTCACTCAAAGCAATAAAATGCTGCAGACTCTTAAGAAACCATGGTCGAACATCAGAAAGCTTTCACTTTTCTATCAATCAATGATCTCAATTTAACTGCTTGATTTTTATAGCTTTATCGTATATGcaatagtattttatatttttagtcaaAGTTTACTGATCCAAGGAAATCGGATGCTAAAGGTGAAAATTACTGACTCTAGAGTTTGTTCGAGTTAAAAACTGATTCTTCTATCAATTGATTTTTGGACCTAGGTAAAATTTTGGATCTCTGAAGAACTTAGTGACCGTCTCGGCGTTGTCAGCTGAAAGATCTGTGTTCTCTAGAATATATCCCTTGGATGCCTTGGCAATCGCTTCAATCGAACCAATAGCCTGATTGAGCTGAAAATAGAAGAAAGAGGTGTTAACTGAAAAGGGTTTGCTTCCCAGAACTTC from the Populus nigra chromosome 1, ddPopNigr1.1, whole genome shotgun sequence genome contains:
- the LOC133691223 gene encoding DNA-directed RNA polymerase II subunit RPB7, whose amino-acid sequence is MFFHIVLERNMQLHPRFFGRNLRENIVSKLMKDVEGTCSGRHGFVVAITGIENIGKGLIRDGTGFVTFPVKYQCVVFRPFKGEILEAVVTMVNKMGFFAEAGPVQIFVSNHLIPDDMEFQTGDMPNYTTSDGSVKIQKDSEVRLKIIGTRVDATEIFCIGTIKDDFLGVINDPANA